A region of Synechococcus sp. MW101C3 DNA encodes the following proteins:
- a CDS encoding endonuclease MutS2 has protein sequence MNPIEAEALDLLEWPRLAEHLASFASTRAGARHCRSLLPAASCAESERLLCETTELLGLDGVLEGGLSFQGVADLGGTLQHCSKGGTASGEALLEVATTLAAGRRLRRQIEDEDLRPVTSGLVQNLRTLPELEQRLRFCIEEGGRVADRASPALAALRLQLSALRQQRRERLQELIRRCAPLLQDNVIAERNGRPVLAVKAGAASQLSGLVHDSSASGSTVFIEPQAVITLGNRLRELEGKERELEQQVLAELSSLVAADTDALHTLQTVLVQLDGAVARARYGQDLGGVRPELSATAEAPFQLVDLCHPLLLWQERREGGRAVVPVTVTVGSDLRVVAITGPNTGGKTVTLKSVGLAALMARAGLFLPCRGTPRLPWCGSVLADIGDEQSLQQNLSTFSGHVRRIARILEALPPPGTHGGASLVLLDEVGAGTDPTEGTSLAIALLRHLAARARLTIATTHFGELKALKYEDARFENASVGFDVETLSPTYQLQWGIPGRSNALAIASRLGLEPAVIAGATALLAPKGEGELNQVIRGLEDQRRRQQEAAEEAAVLLVRTELLHEELLQRWQHQQEQSAELQEQRRRQLEHSIRDGQREVRRIIRRLRQGDTDGEEARQAGQRLKRLQQEHQPQPERRQHRGWRPSLGERIRVLSLGKAAEVLEIATDGQELTVRCGVLRLTVPLDGVESLSGEKPAPPEPPVVQVRRQPGRSGGSAQVRTERNTVDVRGLRVHEAEAAVEERLRAAEGPVWVIHGIGSGKLKRGLRQWLDTVPYVERVSDAEQGDGGPGCSVVWVA, from the coding sequence TTGAACCCGATCGAGGCGGAAGCCCTTGACCTGTTGGAGTGGCCTCGCCTGGCGGAGCACCTGGCCAGCTTCGCCAGCACGCGCGCCGGTGCCCGCCACTGCCGCTCCCTGCTGCCCGCCGCCAGCTGCGCCGAGAGCGAGCGCCTGCTCTGTGAAACCACGGAGTTGCTGGGCCTCGATGGCGTGCTGGAGGGGGGGCTGAGCTTTCAAGGCGTCGCCGATCTCGGTGGCACCCTCCAGCACTGCAGCAAGGGGGGCACCGCCTCCGGTGAGGCCCTGCTGGAGGTGGCCACCACACTGGCGGCCGGCCGCCGCCTGCGCCGCCAGATCGAGGACGAGGACCTGCGGCCCGTCACCAGTGGCCTGGTGCAGAACCTGCGCACCCTGCCGGAGCTGGAGCAGCGTCTGCGCTTCTGTATCGAGGAAGGCGGGCGTGTGGCCGACCGCGCCAGCCCGGCGCTGGCCGCGCTGCGGCTGCAGCTCTCGGCTCTGCGCCAGCAGCGGCGTGAGCGGCTCCAGGAGCTGATTCGGCGTTGCGCGCCCCTGCTGCAGGACAACGTGATCGCCGAACGCAACGGCCGGCCAGTGCTGGCGGTGAAGGCGGGGGCGGCCTCCCAGCTCAGCGGCCTGGTGCACGACAGTTCGGCCTCCGGCAGCACCGTGTTCATCGAGCCCCAGGCGGTGATCACCCTGGGCAACCGGCTGCGGGAGCTGGAAGGAAAGGAGCGCGAGCTCGAGCAACAGGTGCTGGCGGAGCTCAGCAGCCTGGTGGCGGCGGACACAGACGCCCTCCACACCCTGCAGACGGTGCTGGTGCAGCTCGATGGCGCCGTGGCCCGCGCTCGCTACGGCCAGGACCTTGGCGGGGTGCGCCCCGAGCTGTCCGCCACTGCCGAGGCCCCCTTCCAGCTCGTGGATCTCTGCCATCCGCTGCTGCTCTGGCAGGAGCGGCGCGAGGGCGGCAGGGCGGTGGTGCCGGTCACGGTCACCGTGGGCAGCGACCTGCGGGTGGTGGCGATCACCGGCCCGAACACCGGCGGCAAGACAGTCACGCTCAAAAGTGTGGGGTTGGCGGCCCTGATGGCGCGCGCTGGCTTGTTCCTGCCTTGCCGCGGCACGCCGCGGCTGCCCTGGTGCGGCTCTGTCCTGGCCGACATCGGCGATGAGCAGTCGCTGCAGCAGAACCTCTCCACCTTCAGCGGCCACGTGCGACGCATCGCGCGCATCCTCGAAGCGCTGCCGCCGCCGGGAACGCACGGTGGCGCCTCCCTGGTGCTGCTCGATGAGGTGGGTGCCGGCACCGACCCCACCGAAGGCACCTCCCTGGCGATCGCCCTGCTGCGCCATCTCGCCGCCCGCGCCCGCCTCACCATTGCCACCACCCACTTCGGTGAGCTGAAGGCGCTCAAGTACGAGGATGCCCGCTTCGAGAATGCCTCGGTGGGCTTTGACGTCGAAACCCTCTCGCCCACCTATCAACTGCAGTGGGGCATTCCGGGCCGCAGCAACGCCCTGGCCATTGCCAGCCGCCTCGGCCTGGAGCCGGCCGTGATCGCGGGCGCCACCGCCCTGCTGGCGCCGAAGGGGGAAGGGGAGCTGAACCAGGTGATCCGTGGCCTGGAGGATCAGCGGCGCCGCCAGCAGGAGGCTGCCGAAGAGGCGGCTGTGCTGCTGGTGCGCACCGAGCTGTTGCACGAGGAGCTGCTGCAGCGCTGGCAGCACCAACAGGAGCAATCGGCGGAACTGCAGGAGCAGCGGCGCCGCCAGCTGGAGCACTCGATCCGCGATGGCCAACGGGAAGTGCGCCGCATCATCCGCCGTCTTCGCCAGGGCGACACCGATGGGGAGGAGGCGCGTCAGGCGGGCCAACGGCTCAAGCGCCTGCAGCAGGAACATCAGCCTCAGCCGGAACGCCGACAGCACCGCGGCTGGCGGCCCTCTTTGGGGGAGCGGATTCGCGTGCTCTCGCTCGGCAAGGCGGCGGAAGTGCTGGAGATTGCCACCGACGGCCAGGAGCTCACGGTGCGCTGCGGCGTGCTGCGGCTCACCGTGCCGCTCGACGGGGTGGAATCCCTCAGTGGCGAGAAGCCGGCGCCACCGGAGCCGCCTGTGGTGCAGGTGCGCCGCCAGCCCGGCCGCAGCGGCGGCAGCGCCCAGGTGCGCACCGAACGCAACACCGTGGACGTGCGCGGCCTGCGGGTGCACGAAGCGGAGGCAGCCGTGGAGGAACGGCTACGCGCGGCGGAAGGGCCGGTGTGGGTGATCCACGGCATCGGCAGCGGCAAGCTCAAGCGTGGCCTGCGCCAGTGGCTTGACACCGTGCCCTACGTGGAGCGGGTGAGCGATGCGGAGCAGGGTGACGGTGGCCCAGGCTGCAGTGTGGTCTGGGTGGCATGA
- a CDS encoding ABC transporter ATP-binding protein, with protein MAEVRFQQVSKTFPPRRGSQPVEVLRQLDLDVPDGEFLVLVGPSGCGKSTLLRILAGLETPTDGEVLVGGRPVSGLRPAQRDVAMVFQSYALYPHLSVADNIGFGLRRSRPRSVAQQLQDSLHRCSRGLPAPLRLPSKREQRIEARIAGVAEELGLTPLLDRRPKELSGGQKQRVALGRAIAREPAVFLMDEPLSNLDAKLRTGTRAQIVALQKRLGTTTLYVTHDQVEAMTMGHRIAVLNQGRLQQLGTPMELYTWPSNLFVAQFIGSPPMNLLPVQAAGGDQIQLDARRFLVEGPMAAALASHAARGVSTPLTGGLRPEHLKLAPATNRNLPGDVTHVEALGNELLISARLLEGGHLVQLRADPSQRVVPGQRIHIDVDPSGWRLFDAAGEALALPPTTTAGPERTGPEPQLPVLDL; from the coding sequence TTGGCAGAGGTTCGCTTCCAGCAGGTCAGCAAAACATTTCCACCACGGCGGGGCAGCCAGCCTGTGGAGGTGCTTCGCCAGCTCGACCTCGACGTGCCCGATGGTGAATTCCTGGTGCTGGTGGGTCCCTCCGGCTGCGGCAAGAGCACTCTGTTGCGCATCCTGGCGGGCCTGGAAACCCCCACCGATGGCGAAGTGCTGGTGGGCGGGAGGCCCGTGAGTGGCCTGCGCCCGGCCCAGCGGGACGTGGCGATGGTGTTTCAGAGCTACGCGCTTTACCCACACCTGAGCGTGGCCGACAACATCGGCTTCGGGCTGCGGCGCAGCCGTCCCCGCAGCGTGGCCCAGCAGCTGCAGGACAGCCTGCATCGCTGCAGCCGCGGGCTGCCCGCCCCCCTGCGCCTGCCCTCGAAGCGGGAGCAGCGCATTGAGGCACGCATCGCCGGGGTGGCCGAGGAGTTGGGCCTCACGCCCCTGCTCGACCGGCGTCCCAAGGAGTTGTCCGGCGGCCAGAAGCAGCGGGTGGCCCTGGGGCGGGCGATCGCCCGGGAGCCCGCCGTCTTCCTGATGGATGAGCCGCTCAGCAACCTCGACGCCAAGTTGCGCACGGGCACCCGCGCCCAGATCGTGGCGCTTCAGAAGCGGCTGGGCACCACCACGCTCTACGTGACACACGACCAGGTGGAGGCGATGACGATGGGGCATCGCATCGCCGTGCTCAACCAAGGCCGGCTGCAGCAGCTGGGCACGCCGATGGAGCTCTACACCTGGCCTTCGAATCTGTTCGTGGCCCAGTTCATCGGCAGCCCACCGATGAATCTGCTGCCGGTGCAGGCCGCAGGTGGCGATCAGATTCAGCTCGATGCCCGTCGCTTCCTGGTGGAAGGCCCGATGGCCGCCGCCCTGGCCTCCCATGCCGCCCGTGGAGTTTCCACGCCCCTTACAGGCGGGCTCCGGCCGGAGCATCTGAAGCTGGCACCGGCCACCAACCGGAATCTGCCGGGCGACGTCACCCATGTGGAGGCGCTCGGCAATGAACTGCTGATCAGCGCCCGGCTGCTGGAGGGCGGCCATCTGGTGCAGCTGCGGGCCGACCCCTCCCAGCGGGTGGTGCCGGGGCAGCGGATCCACATCGACGTGGACCCCAGCGGCTGGCGGCTGTTCGATGCCGCCGGGGAGGCACTGGCACTGCCACCGACCACCACCGCCGGCCCCGAGCGCACGGGGCCGGAACCTCAACTGCCCGTGCTCGATCTCTGA
- the cgtA gene encoding Obg family GTPase CgtA encodes MQFIDQARIAVQGGRGGDGIVAFRREKYVPAGGPSGGDGGHGGAVWLQADANLQTLLDFKYKRLFAAPEGRRGGPNRCSGAGGEDLVVRVPCGTEVRDPDTEALLGDLIEPGDRLRVAAGGRGGLGNAHYLSNRNRAPEKFTEGKDGEERQLQLELKLLAEVGIIGLPNAGKSTLISVLSAAKPKIADYPFTTLIPNLGVVRKPSGDGTVFADIPGLIAGAAQGAGLGHDFLRHIERTRLLVHLVDGSSADVAHDLAVVEAELVAYGHGLADRPRLLAINKVELLDEDALAAASNALKERWPREVLAISGATRQGLDRLLEAVWKELDRSEQALVAQSS; translated from the coding sequence TTGCAGTTCATCGATCAAGCCCGCATAGCGGTCCAGGGCGGCCGGGGCGGCGACGGCATCGTCGCGTTTCGTCGGGAAAAATATGTGCCGGCCGGTGGTCCTTCCGGCGGTGATGGCGGCCATGGTGGGGCCGTATGGCTGCAGGCCGATGCCAACCTGCAGACCCTGCTGGATTTCAAATACAAGCGGCTGTTTGCCGCCCCGGAAGGCCGCCGCGGCGGCCCGAACCGCTGCTCCGGCGCCGGCGGGGAGGATCTCGTGGTGCGGGTGCCCTGCGGCACCGAGGTGCGCGACCCTGACACCGAAGCCCTGCTCGGCGATCTGATCGAGCCAGGGGATCGCTTGCGGGTGGCGGCTGGAGGCCGCGGCGGGCTGGGCAACGCCCACTACCTGAGCAATCGCAACCGGGCCCCCGAGAAGTTCACCGAAGGCAAGGACGGGGAAGAGCGGCAACTGCAGCTCGAACTCAAGCTGCTGGCGGAGGTCGGCATCATCGGCCTGCCGAATGCCGGTAAGAGCACCCTCATCAGTGTGCTGTCGGCCGCCAAGCCGAAGATCGCCGATTACCCCTTCACCACCTTGATCCCGAATCTCGGTGTGGTGCGAAAACCCAGTGGGGATGGCACGGTGTTCGCCGACATCCCCGGTCTGATCGCCGGCGCCGCCCAGGGCGCGGGGCTGGGCCACGACTTTCTCCGCCACATTGAGCGCACCCGACTGCTGGTGCACCTCGTGGATGGCTCCAGCGCGGATGTGGCCCACGACCTGGCGGTGGTGGAAGCGGAGCTGGTGGCCTACGGCCATGGGCTGGCCGATCGCCCCCGGCTGCTGGCCATTAACAAAGTGGAACTGCTGGATGAAGATGCCCTGGCAGCGGCTTCAAACGCACTGAAGGAGCGTTGGCCCCGGGAGGTGCTGGCCATCTCCGGGGCAACGCGTCAGGGGCTCGATCGATTGCTGGAAGCGGTCTGGAAGGAACTCGACCGCAGCGAACAGGCCCTGGTGGCTCAGTCGTCGTAG
- a CDS encoding Calvin cycle protein CP12, which produces MTSIDEHILKDQIEIETAKATGNEAKVRHLEEELKSLQEYKTHHPEDNHDPNSLEVYCDLNPEAPECRVYDD; this is translated from the coding sequence ATGACTTCCATCGACGAGCACATCCTCAAGGACCAGATCGAAATCGAAACCGCCAAGGCCACGGGCAACGAGGCCAAGGTGCGTCACCTTGAGGAAGAGCTCAAGTCTTTGCAGGAATACAAGACCCATCACCCCGAGGACAATCACGATCCCAATTCGCTTGAGGTCTATTGCGACCTGAACCCGGAAGCCCCTGAGTGCCGCGTCTACGACGACTGA
- a CDS encoding ABC-F family ATP-binding cassette domain-containing protein — MSLISLVGVAKDFGIKTLFRDLTLHVGERDRLGLIGPNGAGKSTLLKVLAGVEPAGEGERRCSPRLNVVLVDQDPTLDPQRTVLEQVFAGSGEKTELLRRFTAVSEALAGSSGARHDALLAELGDLQSRMDHCQAWDLEQQCREVLDRLGIRDTQRKVGELSGGFRKRLALASALVAEPDVLLLDEPTNHLDADCIEWLQNHLDRFRGALVLVTHDRYVLDRVTRRIVEVDRGEARTYEGNYASYLQIKAGEEAAEAASAAKFKGVLRRELEWLQRGPQARSTKQKARIQRIEAMREAPVRAGKDQLSLATTSRRLGKRAITAEHLSVWAPQGPAGGEAATTPTTPSGTPLLRDFSYDFSPEDRVGIIGPNGSGKSTLLDLIAGRRQAQQGRLELGSTVQLAYFDQQTDDLFAGKGMERKVIDFVQEAASRIDLGGVQVSASQLLERFLFPPAQQHSPIGKLSGGERRRLCLCRLLIQAPNVLLLDEPTNDLDVHTLTVLEDFLEDFRGCVVVVSHDRYFLDRTVDRLFCFEGGVLRRFEGNYSAYLAQSAQAAAKPSPAPTAAPPTPEASAPPARGTGERTERPRRRSYRESRELADLEQQLPGWEERRSRLEAELAGGGQGDYARLESLTQELAALVERIHAGEERWLELSDLPA; from the coding sequence ATGAGCCTGATCAGCCTGGTGGGGGTCGCCAAGGACTTCGGCATCAAGACCCTCTTCCGCGACCTCACCCTGCACGTGGGCGAGCGCGATCGGCTCGGGCTGATCGGCCCGAACGGCGCCGGCAAATCGACCCTGCTCAAGGTGCTCGCCGGGGTGGAGCCGGCGGGGGAAGGGGAACGCCGCTGCTCGCCCCGCCTGAACGTGGTGCTGGTCGACCAGGACCCCACGCTCGACCCCCAGCGCACCGTGCTGGAGCAGGTGTTCGCCGGCAGTGGAGAGAAAACGGAGCTGCTGCGGCGCTTCACGGCGGTGAGTGAGGCGCTGGCCGGGTCGTCGGGGGCCAGGCACGACGCCCTGCTGGCGGAGCTGGGCGATCTGCAGAGCCGCATGGACCACTGCCAGGCCTGGGATCTGGAGCAGCAGTGCCGCGAGGTGCTCGACCGGCTCGGCATCCGCGACACCCAGCGCAAGGTGGGGGAGCTCTCCGGTGGCTTCCGCAAGCGCCTGGCCCTGGCCTCCGCACTGGTGGCTGAGCCGGACGTGCTGCTGCTGGATGAACCCACCAACCACCTGGATGCCGACTGCATCGAATGGCTGCAGAACCACCTGGACCGCTTCCGCGGCGCCCTGGTGCTGGTCACCCACGACCGCTACGTGCTCGACCGGGTCACCCGCCGCATCGTGGAGGTGGACCGGGGCGAAGCCCGCACCTATGAGGGCAACTACGCCAGCTACCTGCAGATCAAGGCGGGTGAGGAGGCCGCCGAAGCAGCCAGTGCGGCCAAGTTCAAGGGAGTGCTGAGGCGCGAACTGGAATGGCTGCAACGCGGACCGCAGGCCCGCAGCACCAAGCAGAAGGCCCGCATCCAGCGGATCGAGGCGATGCGGGAGGCGCCGGTGCGCGCCGGCAAGGACCAGCTCAGCCTGGCCACCACCAGTCGGCGGCTGGGCAAGCGGGCGATCACGGCGGAGCATCTCAGCGTGTGGGCGCCGCAGGGCCCGGCCGGGGGAGAGGCGGCCACCACGCCCACCACCCCGAGCGGCACGCCGTTGCTGCGCGACTTCAGCTACGACTTCAGCCCGGAAGACCGGGTGGGCATCATCGGCCCGAACGGCTCCGGCAAGTCCACCCTGCTCGACCTGATCGCCGGGCGGCGCCAGGCCCAGCAGGGCCGCCTGGAGCTGGGCAGCACCGTGCAGCTGGCCTACTTCGACCAGCAGACCGACGATCTGTTCGCCGGCAAGGGCATGGAGCGCAAGGTGATCGATTTTGTGCAGGAGGCAGCCAGCCGGATCGATCTGGGCGGTGTGCAGGTGAGTGCGTCCCAGCTTCTGGAGCGCTTCCTGTTTCCCCCCGCCCAGCAGCACAGCCCGATCGGCAAGCTCTCCGGGGGCGAGCGGCGGCGGCTCTGCCTGTGCCGGCTGCTGATTCAGGCGCCCAACGTGCTGCTGCTCGACGAACCCACCAACGACCTGGACGTGCACACGCTCACGGTGCTGGAAGACTTCCTCGAGGATTTCCGCGGCTGCGTTGTGGTGGTGTCCCACGACCGCTACTTCCTCGATCGCACCGTGGACCGGCTGTTCTGCTTCGAGGGCGGGGTGCTGCGGCGCTTCGAGGGCAACTACAGCGCCTACCTGGCCCAGTCCGCCCAGGCCGCGGCCAAACCCTCACCGGCGCCCACTGCAGCGCCGCCCACGCCTGAAGCGTCCGCCCCGCCGGCCAGGGGAACGGGCGAACGCACCGAGCGGCCCCGGCGCCGCAGCTACCGGGAAAGCCGCGAGCTGGCGGATCTGGAGCAGCAGTTGCCGGGCTGGGAGGAGCGCCGCAGCCGGCTCGAAGCAGAGCTGGCCGGCGGCGGGCAGGGCGACTACGCCCGGCTGGAGAGCCTCACCCAGGAACTGGCCGCCCTGGTGGAACGCATCCATGCCGGCGAGGAGCGATGGCTGGAACTGAGTGATCTGCCGGCCTGA